Genomic segment of Oncorhynchus tshawytscha isolate Ot180627B linkage group LG13, Otsh_v2.0, whole genome shotgun sequence:
tgtggagtggttgaaaaaattaGTTTTAACAACTCctacctaagtgtacgtaaacttccaacttcaactgtataatttaacagttccattttaCGTCATACTGAAATAATGTATTCTAATTTACCGGTTTCTCAGTTATTTATCCGGGGAAAAGGGAGTGGGTTTGGGCGGGAAATCTCAGTAGATCTCGGTAACCCGgttcagcgtgcactgcgcccgccccgccacaggagtcgctagtgcgcgatgggacaaggatatcccggacgacgctgggccaattgtgcgccgccccatgggtctcctggtcacggccggctgcgacagagcctggactcgaacccagaatggGAGTCCCCTCCCCGCTATTCAACCCTATTGTAAACCCGTAAAATCATGACGGAAGTCATGCAGATGTCAGGCTATCCCCTGTTGGACTGTCCAACCTTGGACTCTCCCATTTTGGATTCTCAGAACTGACAAACATCAATTTGGGACTCTCCGACATGAATTGGGAGTCTCGGATTTAGAACCATCCAATTTGGCTTTCTTACTGCCATCAACCATCACCTCTTGCAACCTATTCCTCCTCCATTCACAGCTCTCCTCATAGGGGCACGTCCTACACTTCCAAGCCTCTTCTATATCCTCAATATCCACTCCATGgggctccctctcccccctccagaAGGCCAGGTAGTCCCTGAGCTCAGCCCTTAGCTGGGTCTCCTCAAACTCTACCTCCCTGTTTCCTATGAGGACTCCGGAGCTCTGATGTCTGTATTCCAGGCATAGCTTGTCAATGGGCTGGAGGTTAGAGAAATGTAGCACAACCAACAGGTGGTCCACAAGCTCGCCGAAGGTGACTGCCAGGAGGCCCAATTTCTGGGCATACCTCTGGAGCTCTGACCCAAAGGCCTGGTGGGGCCGGAGCTTGAGGAAGTGGAGGAGCTGATCCCTCTTCATAGAACCCTGAACCATGGAGTCAAACAGCAGCTTATACACACCCACCTgacagagagatcagagagagtgATCAGAGAAGAGTCAGAGACCAGAGGGACAGATAAATGATAgagaccagaaagagagagaaaggtcaaaGAGAGAGCGACACCAAAGAGGTCAGTGAAACATCAGAGTGACAtagtgtgtggtgtggtagtgtagcatagggccttttgggggccctaagctaCACTAAAGAAAACTTGTTTCAACTCATTATGAATAAAGTCCAGGTAGCAGATAATggtccctatatatatatatatatatgtagttgGGTTCTATACATGGGTTCTAACTTGAAAAAAGTATTTGTTAACATTTGTACAATTTATGCTCCCTGCCTATTAATACCACAAAGACTGCCAGAAAGCCCTGAATGCAAGATTGTAATTTCTAAGGCATtgagatatacactaccgttcaaaaatttggggtcacttggaaatgtccttgtttttgctagaaggccagcatcccggagtcacctcttcactgttgatgttgagacgggtgttttgagggtactgtttaatgaagctTCCACTTGAAgatttgtgaggcgtctgtttctcaaactagacactttaatgtacttgtcctcttgctcagttgtgcaccggggcctcacactccgctttctattctgattagagccagtttgcgctgttctgtgaagggagtagtacacagcgttgtacgagatcttcagtttcttgccaatttttcacatggaatagcctgcatttctcagaacaggaAAAGATCGacacaagtttcagaagaaagctctttgtttctggtcattttgagcctgtaatcgaacccacaaatgctgatgctccagatactcaactcttctaaagaaggccagttttattgatctttaattagcacaacagttttaagctgtgctaacataattgcaaaagggttttctaatgatccatTAGCCTTTGAAAatgaaacttggattagctaacacaacttgccattggaatacaagagtgatggttgctgataatgagcctctgtacgcctatgtagatattccataaaatatcTGCTGTTCCAGCAAAAATAGTCATTTGGAACATTAAcaaagtctacactgtatttctgataaacgtcatgttattttaaatggacaaaaaaaatgtgctgttctttgaaagacaaggacatttctaagtgaccccaaacttttgaacggtagtgtaagtgCTACACTGGTTCCAGagcctttttttttttgtttactcaACTTTTCAGTCCTAGTGTTACCTGAACTAAAAGAAAATGTGTTGGCCCAAACTTCGCTCCAGAAGATTGGAATGCTGTGAACCAAATgtttgtgagttcaaatcccaggtgaggacatgttaaTTTATACAGTAATTCATATTCAACATGCAATGTAATCATGTAcaatatgtaagttgaaaacattGTGTGTTaaaatcactgtgtgtgtgtgtaacattcttTATTTTAGGTAAGCTGCCCAAATTTCAATTTCAAACTAAATGAACACGAGACATtgagaaaaacacattttaagtTGACCAAATTTCTGCCTAAGTTCTCATGTTGGAGCTAAGTTTGGGCCAACTACAAAATGTTAAGTTCTGGTAACACTTTGATCAAAAAGTTGAGTAAACTAAAAAAAAAGGTtgtggaaccagttacttaatAATATTTAGTTGAAACAACTTGATTTTTGTTTACAGTGTAGATGGTTGGGGGCgtgtcatgccaaatagtgtccccctgcctcttctcctcctcctcctccccccccccatttttaCAAAATGATAGAtttggagttagataaacttgaaTTTTTCGTCAGGGACATAtgcaggatgctaccctccacaGAATGGCCTTCGCTCCAGATCAAAACCTACAATGGTACTCCTAAATCTTTTTGACTCCAAAACCCCAGAAAAGGCTACTTTtcaatgttatcctcacaaataatcctgataggtatcagtctggtgttttctgtaatgaccttagtgatcactgttttgcagcctgtgttcgtaatggctgctcagtgaaacgacctgtcctgatttgccATAAAGGCTTGCTAAAAAAACtataatgagcaagccttccttcatgaactggcctctttaaaatggtataaaaatCAGCTTGATACCCTCTGTCGAAGATGCTTGGACCTTCTCTTTTCTAATTTTCAGTGGTATAGTTAACAAACATGCCCCCATAAAGAAATCTAGAATTAAAAACaagttcagcccctggttcgactgtgatcttgcagagttactccacctcaagaattgcatttggtgaaaggctcggcacacgcattcacaggctgactggctcttaTTCAAGCAAATGAGAagtaagtgcactcaggctatccggaggGCCAAAGCAGTTCTCCCTCtctgggtctaaccccaagatgttctggaaaatggttaaagacctgtagaataaaccctcctcctcacagctgcccatgtcccttaatgttgaggTTGtcactgacaagaagcacatggctgagctctttaatgaccacttcattaagtcaggattcatATTTGATTCATATCAGGATTCATATCAGCCATGCTTCCTTGCTCGTACAACATTTCCTaatctccctcttttccccctgccccgctacaaagtttctccttACAaacagtcactgagtccgaggagctaaaggagctccttaaacttgaccccaaaaaaacatctgggtcagatgtttagacccttctttaaggttgctgcccctatcatcaccaagcctgtCTCACCTTTCTGGTGAGGTTCCAATTGCTTAGAAGGCAGCCAATTTGTTCTTTATTTAAAGGGTGAGATCAAGCTGGTCCGAACTGTTtacaggcctatttctattttgccctgtttatcaaaagtgttggaaaaacttgtcaataatcaactgaccggctttcttgatgtctatagtattctctcgggtatgcaatgtggtttccgctcaggttatggatgtgtcactgcaaccttataggtcctcaatgatgtcaccattgcccttgattctaagcaatgttgtactgctatttttattgacttggccaaagcttttgatagagtagaccattccattcttgtgggtattgactaaggagtattggtgtctgagTGGTCTTTGGCCTGGATTGCTAACTACATCTCTCAAAGAGTGCATGAATTCAGAAAATgggctgtctcagccactgcctatcACCAAGAGAaataccccaaggctcgatcctaggccccacaatcttctcaatttacatcaacaacatagctcaggtagtaggaagctctctcatccatctatatgcagatgatacagtcttatactcagctggcccctccatTGGAttgtgtgttaaatgctctacaacaaacctttcttagtgtccaacaagctttctctacccttaaccttgtgcTGAACACCTAAAAAAatgtgtgattactacctctgagggtttagagcttgatgtagtcacctcatacaagtacttgggagtatggctagacggtacactgtccttctctcagcaaatatcaaagctgcaggctaaagttaaatctagacttggtttcctctattgtaatcgctcccctttcaccccagctgccaaactaaccctgttTCCGATTGTAATCTAGCATGGGATGGATGGTAGAGACTTAATTTAtggatcggcaggtaagggtgctctcgagcaactagatgttctttaccatttggccatcagatttgccaccaatgctccttataagacacatcactgcactctatactactCTGTAAATTGGTCATCTGTGTATAGTCACAATACCCACTTGTTGatacttatttataaaaccctcttaggcctcactcacccctatctgagatatcttcAGCAGCTCTCATCCTCCACATAACACCCATTCTGcctgtcacattctgttaaaggtccccaaagcacacacatccctgtgtcgctcctcttttcagttcactgcagcaagtgactggaacgagctgcaacaaacactcaaactggacagttgtatctccatctcttcattcaaagactcaaatcatggacactcttactgacagttgtggctgctttgcttctaccttcttgccctttgtgctgttgtctgtgcccaataatgcttgtaccatgttttgtgctactacaatgttgtgttgctaccatgctgtgttgtcatgtttttcttgctatgttgttgtctttgttctctctttatgtagttgtgttgtctctctagtcatggtgtcttttgtctcacacacacacacacacacacacacacacacacacatacacacacatatacatacacacatatacatatatatacacacatatacatatatacatatacacacacactgctcaaaaaaataaagggaacacttaaacaacaatgtaactccaagtcaatcacacttctgtgaaatcaaactgtccacttaggaagcaacactgattgacaatacatttcacatgctgttgtgcaaatggaatagacaacaggtggaaattataggcaattagtaagacacccccaataaaggagtggttctgcaggtggtgaccacagaccacttctcagttcctatgcttcttggctgatgttttggtcacttctgaatgctggcggtgctttcactctagtggtagcatgagacggagtctacaacccacacaagtggctcaggtagtgcagctcatccaggatggcacatcaatgcaagctgtggcaagaaggtttgctgtgtctgtcagcgtagtgtccagagcatggaggtgctaccaggagacaggccagtacatcaggagacgtggaggaggccgtaggagggcaacaacccagtagCAGGACCGCtatctccgcctttgtgcaaggaggagcaggagaagcacTGCCAGatccctgcaaaatgacctccagcataccacaaatgtgcatgtgtctgctgaaacggtcagaaacagactccatgagggtggtatgagggcccgacgtccacaggtgggggttgtgcttacagcccaacaccgtgcaggatgtttggcatttgccagagaacaccaagattggcaaattcgccactggcgcccttgtgctcttcacagatgaaagcaggttcacactgagcacgtgacagagtctggagatgccgtggagaacgttctgctgcctgcaacatcctccagcatgaccggtttggcggtgggtcagtcatgttgtggggtggcatttctttgggggggccgcacagccctccatgtgctcgccagaggtagcctgactgccattaggtaccgagatgagatcctcagaccccttgtgagaccatatgctagtgcagttggccctgggttcctcctaatgcaagacaatgctagacctcatgtggctggagtgtgtcagcagttcctgcaagaggaaggcattgatgctatggactggcccgcccgttccccagacctgaatccaattgagcacatctgggacatcatgtctcgctccatccaccaacgccacgttgcaccacagaccgtccaggagttggcggatgctttagtccaggtctgggaggagatccctcaggagaccatccgccacctcatcaggagcatgcccaggcgttgtagggaggtcatacaggcacgtggaggccacacacacacactactgagcctcattttgacttgttttaaggacattacatcaaagttggatcagcctgtagagcggttttccactttaatttttagtgtgactccaaatccagacctccatgggttgataaatttgatttccattcataatttgtgtgattttgttgtcagcacattcaactatgtaaagaaaaaagtatttaataagaatatttcatcagatctaggatgtgttattttagtgttccctttatttttttgagcagtatatatatatttttatatataataattgtttgatttttaatcccagcccccgtccctgcagtaggtcttttggtaggccgtcattgtaaataagaatttgttgttaactgacttgcctggttaaataaaaagtcaGCTAGCCAGCTACAATAGCGGGCTAGCTAACCAGTTATATTTAGCTAGCTATTATAGTACCTGTTATTGTAGCTTTCTGTCCAGTTTGAGTATGTAGCTTGCACTTCAATGGCATCCCTCAATGAGATTCTTTCATCTTTCCAACCGATCAAAGTACTATGAAGGCACCACTGATCTCGACAAGAGGCACAACATTCAGAGAAATTCTAGCCGGGTGTTTGCATAGCGATGATAAAAAGAACGTCATTTAGGCTGTGATGATCTCCAAATTTAGAATCATTAGGACATCACACCGTTGATATAGCAATGAACACTAATAGTTGATCGAATCCCATTATGACGCAGAAGGGGACACTTTTTGGCCGGGGGACATTATTTGGTATGACAGTCCCGCTAGCGGCCTCTTATGTCATTTATTGGCTGGACCGGCACTTTGTGGAGCCTACCTGTAGAGAGTGTCCCTTGGCCTGGGCAGGATGCGGCAGGGAGTTGTGACTGCGGGTCTTCAGTTCACTCAGGACCAGATCCCCAGACTTACTACAATACAGCTCATCAACCACACCCAGGAAAAACACCCCATCCAACACACCTAACACTGGAAACTCCCGTACAAGCTGGcctgggaaacacacacacacaaacagattctGAAATGGCTATTTGCAAAAGTTTATCATCTTTTGTCATCATTACAGTATGATCATATTTAGTGTACTCTATCAAACCTGATCAGTACCACCATACCTGCCTCCAGAGCTGGGACCATCTGTATCAGGTTGATGAGTTTCAAGGCTTCCCTGTCCTCTCTGGTATAAACAACCACAGTCACAGCATCTGGGTTTGCCTCCCGTTCTAGACACATATATACAAGGACAGGAAATAGGTTATCATCACTAACTACCTCCACAGGAGGTAGTCTATGGGCCAATGACCTTCCATTCAGGATTGGCTCATGAAGTAGTTCATTATGGTTATGGAAATATATGATTACATTCTAGGGCACATGCTGCTTACCTCTAGCAAGATGAATACTGGCCCCTGTCGTCACTGCAgtccttctcatctctctcctcttcatatgAGGCTTGAGGAACCCATAGACCACTTTAATTTCACACCATGACTGCTCACACAGCTGAGTAACATTCAGGTGATGCTTACTGAACctctccattggactctggtctGGGACTGACAGGGTAACAGTGCTCCTATTGTTGCTCAGCCTCTCGAACGGGGCCACGACCTTGTGACCCCTGATGGACG
This window contains:
- the LOC112246912 gene encoding exonuclease V; its protein translation is MNSKTTPRDDPLDDGCDISNAQIIRILSERLAPSDQPSLTPPAGTSLTPAGTSTTLSAGADQHSPTLGVCVVNDGQSLAKKEERIDGQSLAKEEERIDGQIKKRGHKVVAPFERLSNNRSTVTLSVPDQSPMERFSKHHLNVTQLCEQSWCEIKVVYGFLKPHMKRREMRRTAVTTGASIHLAREREANPDAVTVVVYTREDREALKLINLIQMVPALEAGQLVREFPVLGVLDGVFFLGVVDELYCSKSGDLVLSELKTRSHNSLPHPAQAKGHSLQVGVYKLLFDSMVQGSMKRDQLLHFLKLRPHQAFGSELQRYAQKLGLLAVTFGELVDHLLVVLHFSNLQPIDKLCLEYRHQSSGVLIGNREVEFEETQLRAELRDYLAFWRGEREPHGVDIEDIEEAWKCRTCPYEESCEWRRNRLQEVMVDGSKKAKLDGSKSETPNSCRRVPN